Proteins from one Antennarius striatus isolate MH-2024 chromosome 12, ASM4005453v1, whole genome shotgun sequence genomic window:
- the tnfaip6 gene encoding tumor necrosis factor-inducible gene 6 protein, with protein MMHLLSLLLTVCVLLKEAQPWGYKNGIFHNSIWLEQAAGVYHRESRHGRYKLTYREALAVCKYEGGSIATYSQLEAARQIGLHVCSAGWFDRARVGYPINKPGSRCGHGKVGIVDYGYRLNKSERWDVYCYNAKSKECGGVLTEQKRLIQSPGFPDEYQDEQICSWHIRVRLGQRVRLHFHKFDVEEDTACLADYLEVYDSYDDVSGFVGRFCGDFLPDDIVSTGNVMTLKFLSDASVTAGGFKLQYTAFNSSLPKRWLGV; from the exons ATGAtgcacctcctctctctcctgctcacAGTCTGCGTCCTTCTGAAGGAGGCGCAGCCGTGGGGCTACAAGAATGGAATTTTTCATAATTCAATATGGTTGG AGCAAGCTGCAGGAGTTTACCATCGGGAATCACGTCACGGGAGGTACAAGCTGACGTACAGAGAAGCCCTAGCCGTCTGCAAATACGAAGGAGGGAGCATTGCCACTTACTCGCAGCTGGAGGCCGCTCGTCAGATAG GTCTCCACGTGTGCTCGGCTGGATGGTTCGATAGAGCTCGAGTGGGCTACCCCATCAACAAGCCCGGCTCCAGGTGTGGTCACGGGAAGGTTGGCATCGTTGACTACGGATACAGACTGAACAAAAGCGAGCGGTGGGATGTATACTGCTACAACGCAAAGT CTAAGGAGTGTGGTGGGGTGCTCACGGAACAGAAGAGGCTCATCCAGTCCCCTGGCTTCCCTGATGAGTATCAGGATGAGCAGATCTGCTCCTGGCACATCCGTGTGCGCCTGGGCCAGAGGGTTCGCCTGCATTTCCACAAGTTTGACGTGGAGGAGGACACGGCGTGTCTGGCAGACTACCTGGAGGTGTACGACAGCTACGACGACGTCTCGGGCTTTGTCGGGAG ATTCTGTGGTGATTTTTTACCTGATGACATCGTCAGCACAG GAAACGTGATGACACTAAAGTTCCTCTCTGATGCTTCGGTCACCGCCGGAGGCTTCAAGTTACAGTACACCGCCTTTAATTCATCACTGCCTAAACGCTGGCTCGGCGTTTAA
- the itgb5 gene encoding integrin beta-5, with the protein MWSPGTWMWRTALCCWLLEAVLQGARGLNMCMSGSATSCEECLLIHPSCAWCAQEDFGRGRTLTSRCDLIQNLQKRGCGMQFVEYYTSSISVLKNKHLSSKGSSLAQDDVIQIMPQKISLSLRPGEQTWFGLQVRQVEDYPVDLYYLMDLSLSMKDDLETIRNLGTKLADEMGKLTSNFRLGFGSFVDKNISPFSYTAPKYQENPCNGYKLFPNCVPTFGFRHILSLTDKVDRFNEEVQKQMVSRNRDAPEGGFDAILQAAVCKEEIGWRKEAYHLLVFATDDVPHLALDGRLGGLVQPHDGRCHLNDNNEYSTSTKMDYPSLALLGEKLAENNIFLIFAVTKRLYVIYKNFTALIPGTTVEILDQDSKNVIQLIVAAYNNIRSKVELSVWDHPDDISLSFTATCQDGKPLPGLRKCADLKIGDTVSFNVSVEARGCPPRGADQSFTIKPVGFKDRLEVDVNYQCDCGCSRTAQTNSSICSSIGTYNCGTCYCEPGYLGARCECQEGDAGSMYFSACREADGKQLCSGRGECSCNQCLCYESEFGKIYGSFCECDDFSCPRHKGILCSGHGECHCGECKCHAGYVGDNCNCSTETASCVSDDGKMCSGRGNCVCGRCLCTEPGAFGDTCEKCPTCPDACGTKRECIECRLFNSGPLAENKTCQRLCKDKIITVETLNTDDPGAVLCLYKTDNDCVMKFTYSEHASGQSILAALKEPECVTGPDALTVLLAVVGSILLVGVVLLAAWKLVITIHDRREFARFQSARSRARYEMASNPLYKQPVSTHFVDTDFSVYGKSYNGGVH; encoded by the exons ATGTGGAGTCCGGGGACGTGGATGTGGCGAACGGCTCTGTGCTGCTGGCTGCTGGAAGCCGTTCTCCAGGGCGCCAGAG GTCTGAACATGTGCATGAGTGGCAGCGCTACATCCTGTGAAGAATGCTTATTGATCCACCCCAGCTGCGCCTGGTGTGCACAAGAG GATTTCGGAAGGGGAAGGACTCTGACGTCACGGTGCGATTTAATTCAGAACCTGCAGAAGAGAGGTTGCGGCATGCAGTTTGTTGAGTACTACACCAGCAGCATTTCTGTGCTGAAGAACAAACATCTAAGTTCTAAAGGGTCCAGCTTAGCCCAGGACGACGTCATCCAGATCATGCCTCAGAAGATCTCCCTCAGCCTGCGCCCAG GAGAGCAGACATGGTTTGGCCTGCAGGTGCGGCAGGTGGAGGACTACCCAGTCGATCTGTACTACCTGATGGACCTGTCTCTTTCCATGAAAGACGATCTGGAAACCATCCGAAACCTGGGTACCAAGTTGGCTGATGAGATGGGAAAGCTCACCAGCAACTTCAGGCTGGGCTTCGGTTCTTTCGTAGACAAAAACATCTCCCCCTTCTCTTATACGGCTCCCAAGTATCAGGAGAACCCATGTAACGG ATACAAACTGTTCCCCAACTGCGTCCCCACCTTCGGGTTCCGCCACATCCTGTCACTGACGGACAAGGTGGACCGGTTCAACGAAGAGGTGCAGAAACAGATGGTATCACGCAATCGGGACGCACCGGAGGGCGGGTTCGACGCCATCCTACAGGCTGCTGTTTGTAAG GAGGAGATCGGCTGGAGGAAGGAGGCCTACCACCTGCTGGTGTTCGCCACAGATGACGTGCCTCACCTGGCTCTAGACGggaggctgggggggctggTCCAGCCCCACGACGGGCGATGTCACCTCAATGACAACAATGAGTACAGCACCTCCACCAAGATG GACTATCCGTCTCTGGCTCTCCTGGGGGAGAAACTGGCAGAAAATAACATCTTCCTCATATTTGCGGTGACAAAACGGCTGTATGTCATTTATAAG AACTTTACTGCACTCATACCTGGAACGACAGTAGAAATCCTGGACCAGGACTCTAAGAACGTCATCCAGCTGATCGTCGCCGCCTACAAC AACATCCGGTCCAAGGTGGAGCTGTCGGTGTGGGACCACCCAGACGACATCAGCCTTTCCTTCACCGCTACCTGTCAGGACGGAAAGCCACTGCCGGGCCTCAGGAAGTGCGCCGACTTGAAGATAGGAGATACG GTTTCATTTAACGTGAGTGTGGAGGCCAGAGGCTGCCCTCCCCGCGGGGCCGACCAGAGCTTCACCATCAAGCCGGTGGGGTTCAAAGATCGCTTGGAGGTGGATGTGAATTACCAGTGTGACTGCGGCTGCAGCCGGACGGCGCAAACCAACAGCAGCATCTGCAGCTCCATAG GGACCTATAACTGCGGGACTTGTTACTGCGAGCCAGGCTACCTCGGCGCTCGGTGCGAGTGCCAGGAGGGCGACGCCGGCAGCATGTACTTCAGCGCCTGCCGGGAGGCCGACGGCAAGCAGTTGTGTAGCGGCCGAGGAGAATGCAGCTGCAACCAGTGCCTCTGCTACGAGTCCGAGTTCGGAAAGATTTACGGCAGCTTCTGCGAGTGCGACGACTTCTCCTGCCCCCGACACAAAGGCATCCTCTGCTCCG GTCACGGAGAATGCCACTGCGGGGAGTGTAAATGCCACGCCGGATACGTCGGCGACAACTGCAACTGCTCCACGGAGACGGCGTCCTGCGTGTCGGACGACGGGAAGATGTGCAGTGGGCGGGGCAACTGTGTGTGCGGCCGCTGTCTGTGCACCGAGCCCGGAGCCTTCGGAGACACCTGCGAAAAATGCCCCACCTGCCCCGACGCTTGTGGCACGAAAAG AGAATGCATCGAGTGTCGGCTGTTCAACTCGGGACCGCTTGCAGAGAACAAGACCTGCCAGCGCCTGTGCAAGGATAAAATCATCACTGTGGAGACCCTca ACACCGACGACCCCGGCGCTGTTCTCTGTCTCTACAAGACAGACAACGATTGTGTCATGAAGTTCACGTATTCTGAGCACGCCAGCGGACAATCCATCCTCGCAGCGCTGAAAGAGCCAG AGTGTGTGACGGGGCCGGACGCCCTGACGGTGCTGCTGGCGGTGGTCGGCAGCATCCTGCTGGTGGGTGTGGTGCTGCTCGCCGCCTGGAAGCTGGTCATCACCATCCACGACCGGCGGGAGTTCGCACGCTTCCAGAGCGCCCGCTCAAGAGCTCGATACGAGATG GCTTCCAACCCGCTCTACAAGCAGCCCGTCTCCACGCATTTTGTGGACACCGATTTCAGCGTGTACGGGAAGTCTTACAACGGGGGGGTCCACTGA
- the rbm44 gene encoding RNA-binding protein 44, whose protein sequence is MTKAGASTISPPLPLTLSAGTPPSRGGRFDSRPGSREAGTAWPTGVNNPHLLWLLLLGESEHLLEAHAAYKSVPPPPVCGASSRTERQPGRTHPNADHSVAQLSILDPLPSGPSNGIRYQQLPGGGGTLARSGRRRRRGDFHAGSKSMFDLVNSHSYLDLTDQNLLGWYLCLSPEDRKIIQDEGGFQQFLHRHPALELSSTHVYVKHGSDGPVLPPDRTVQTFAAPGELVHQDHLTLKTLPKIMGKAGTPLGCGDVGDLSPEPPQQEVTHCRQLGGLLDSCQGAFCSSLMQKERAIPDISLLQLIEERPSWQKDLELDRQEGKPDLRTQDQFSPSQSEWPAVERKSPLDPDEASLITEDPSDNFYSIMEDDMSILACLPSEDVKKHNSGVTSGPVGPDDVAATVSSETLTSEQRVVKSNTTEKSTCDVTVNTEPPLNTSAFTQTEDPGTADKNVMTELRMIDLDYVAEKFMKMKMIKREPEQYQEKMKSLECKLREECERAQKAELCLLALWFRMCKQLCLSLCSTAEGDQCTVIPEKPPGNALSLVEQLEYDHNEMKGQILAGAPLKHLKPLSVGSDMLTTAASYIPAQIIADMLAHIPFGSEESHDAPSEESQSPGVESTKGQEIKTNIINERRAAASLLQDRDLITNTNKPEDRQRSALKEPNTSEVWYDAEEDLEPSGPPEATGMEQHPALVRGDTESSMEEAQSSSLCVSNLPANVTEEDVKLWFEKFQVSKVNISASRNNLRVAVVTVNGAQSAEAAARLLNGRNVQGRTLHVEHMDRATAENMRGLRSSQDSDQSAQTSETGSCRMERKLITAKDTFVPQYFGTMDSFEALMAELTERHPDIERQMIVDALMAVRAKHQGIFYSLPLNTIREMISELLIKPTNANIRK, encoded by the exons ATGACGAAGGCCGGGGCGAGCACCATCAGCCCCCCGCTTCCACTGACGCTATCTGCGGGGACGCCGCCGAGCAGAGGCGGCCGCTTCGACTCTCGTCCGGGAAGCAGAGAAGCGGGGACGGCTTGGCCCACCGGCGTGAACAATCCTCATTTATTATGGCTGCTGCTTCTCGGAGAGTCCGAGCATCTCTTGGAGGCGCACGCCGCCTACAAAAGCGTCCCTCCTCCCCCGGTGTGCGGAGCCTCAAGCCGCACGGAGAGGCAGCCAGGCCGGACTCATCCGAACGCAGATC ACTCCGTGGCCCAGCTTTCCATACTTGATCCCCTACCAAGTGGTCCCAGCAACGGCATACGCTACCAACAACTACCCGGTGGCGGCGGCACCTTGGCCCGCAGTGGCCGCCGACGCCGCCGCGGTGATTTCCATGCAGGGTCAAA ATCTATGTTTGATTTGGTCAACAGTCATTCATATCTCGATTTAACTGATCAGAACTTGCTCGGTTGGTATCTGTGTTTGTCTCCAGAGGACAGAAAAATCATACAAG ATGAAGGGGGGTTTCAGCAGTTCCTGCACAGACATCCTGCCCTAGAGCTGTCGAGTACTCACGTTTATGTGAAGC ATGGAAGTGACGGTCCTGTCCTGCCACCTGACAGAACCGTACAGAC ATTTGCAGCGCCCGGAGAAC TAGTCCATCAGGATCACCTCACTTTGAAGACTCTTCCCAAAATCATGGGGAAGGCTGGCACTCCCCTCGGCTGTGGCGATGTCGGGGATCTCTCGCCGGAACCTCCACAACAGGAAGTAACCCACTGCCGACAGCTGGGCGGCCTACTGGACAGCTGCCAAGGAGCATTCTGCAGCTCCCTGAtgcagaaagagagagcgaTCCCC GATATTTCTCTGTTGCAGCTGATTGAAGAAAGGCCATCATGGCAGAAGGACCTGGAGCTCGACAGACAGGAGGGAAAGCCTGACCTCAGGACTCAGGATCAGTTCAGTCCTTCACA GTCAGAATGGCCAGCAGTTGAGAGGAAGTCTCCTCTGGACCCTGATGAAGCTTCCTTAATCACTGAAGATCCGAGCGACAACTTCTACAGCATCATGGAAGATGACATGAGTATACTTGCCTGTCTGCCCAGTGAGGACgtgaagaaacacaacagtggGGTCACATCGGGTCCGGTCGGACCTGATGATGTGGCGGCAACAGTCAGCAGTGAGACCTTGACGTCTGAACAGCGTGTCGTCAAGagcaacacaacagaaaagtcCACCTGCGATGTCACGGTCAACACTGAACCACCGCTGAACACGTCAGCCTTCACCCAGACCGAGGACCCGGGAACTGCAGACAAGAATGTCATGACCGAACTCCGCATGATAGATCTGGACTATGTGGCTGAG aaatttatgaaaatgaaaatgatcaaaAGAGAACCGGAGCAGTACCAAGAGAAGATGAAAAG tttgGAATGTAAATTGAGAGAGGAGTGTGAGCGCGCTCAGAAAGCAGAGCTGTGCCTGCTGGCCCTGTGGTTCAGAATGTGCAAACAGCTGTGCCTGAGCCTCTGTTCTACAGCTGAGGGCGACCAGTGCACTGTAAT TCCAGAGAAACCTCCTGGAAACGCTCTCAGTCTTGTGGAACAACTGGAATATGATCACAATGAGATGAAGGGTCAGATCCTGGCTGGAGCTCCTCTGAAGCATCTCAAGCCTCTGTCTGTCGGCTCAGACATGCTAACTACAGCAGCCAGCTACATACCTGCACAG ATCATTGCTGACATGCTGGCTCACATTCCTTTTGG TTCTGAAGAGTCACATGATGCACCGAGTGAAGAAAGTCAAAGTCCTGGTGTTGAAAGCACCAAAGGCCAG GAGATTAAGACAAACATCATCAACGAAAGGAGGGCCGCCGCTTCACTCCTTCAGGACAGAGATctgatcacaaacacaaacaagccaGAAGACCGTCAGAGAT CTGCATTGAAAGAGCCCAACACAAGTGAGGTGTGGTACGATGCTGAAGAGGACCTGGAACCTTCAGGACCTCCAGAGGCTACTGGGATGGAGCAACATCCAGCACTGGTTAGAGGAGACACAG AATCCAGCATGGAGGAGGCCCAGAGCTCCTCACTGTGTGTTTCCAACCTCCCAGCTAATGTCACAGAG gagGACGTGAAGCTCTGGTTTGAGAAGTTCCAGGTTTCGAAAGTCAACATCTCTGCTTCAAGGAATAATTTGAG AGTTGCCGTAGTGACAGTAAATGGAGCCCAATCTGCTGAGGCTGCAGCGAGACTGCTGAATGGCCGAAATGTACAAGGTAGAACTTTGCATGTGGAGCACATGGACAGAGCCACTGCTGAGAACATGAGAGGGCTCCGGTCGTCACAGGATTCTGACCAATCAGCACAAACCTCAGAGACCGGATCCTGCAGAATGGAAAGGAAG CTGATTACTGCGAAGGACACCTTTGTGCCACAGTACTTCGGCACTATGGATAGCTTCGAAGCTCTGATGGCGGAGCTGACAGAACGCCACCCGGACATCGAGAGGCAGATGATTGTGGATGCTCTGATGGCAGTGAGGGCCAAGCACCAAGGCATCTTCTACAGCCTCCCGCTCAACACCATCAGGGAGATGATCTCCGAGCTTCTTATTAAGCCCACCAACGCCAATATAAGGAAATAA